One window from the genome of Paramisgurnus dabryanus chromosome 20, PD_genome_1.1, whole genome shotgun sequence encodes:
- the LOC135732378 gene encoding uncharacterized protein translates to MCSCSLRSPATSRSTWTGQFMGRTASGRSLSSRCGSGTACTSWDRPREKMAQEAYTSTKQWLVMKEKDITTKSQKCFRRYILDREKPPPDSNLPAATSSSSRREPGSVRALLPAAATSQLSWSDDALDDTVFLPISTSQPVSVRSPEQLPLSTSVPATARHPEQTPLRKRARRQSAASTRSPCCPPPARLVSLPLMLAQRSHHRPPTARLRLPPPCHRVTILWSWKAGCG, encoded by the exons ATGTGCAGCTGTTCCCTCCGGTCTCCTGCTACCTCGAGGTCAACGTGGACAGGGCAATTTATGGGCAGGACCGCTTCAGGTCGTTCACTTTCCTCGAGATGCGGCAGTGGTACAGCCTGCACAAGCTGGGACCGGCCAAGAGAGAAAATGGCGCAGGAGGCGTACACCTCTACAAAGCAGTGGCTGGTGATGAAGGAGAAGGACATCACCACCAAGTCCCAGAAGTGCTTCAGGCGCTACATTCTCGATAGAGAG AAGCCTCCACCGGATTCCAATCTTCCTGCCGCCACTTCCAGCTCTTCAAGAAGAGAACCAGGATCAGTCAGAGCTTTATTGCCAG CCGCTGCCACCTCCCAGTTGTCATGGTCCGATGACGCTCTGGACGACACAGTCTTCTTGCCCATCTCCACCAGCCAGCCTGTGTCCGTCAGGAGTCCCGAACAGCTGCCGCTCTCCACCAGCGTGCCAGCAACTGCAAGGCATCCTGAACAGACTCCTTTGCGTAAACGAGCAAGAAGGCAAAGCGCAGCAAGCACAAGAAGCCCCTGCTGTCCTCCACCAGCAAGGCTGGTGAGTCTCCCCCTGATGCTCGCCCAGAGGAGCCATCATCGACCTCCAACAGCCAGACTGCGTCTGCCACCACCTTGCCACAGAGTGACTATTCT GTGGAGCTGGAAGGCTGGTTGCGGCTGA
- the LOC135737618 gene encoding uncharacterized protein has translation MDFFLPNAVPNFDYVLDIGLSSKFGRAAGGLNPCGGEEDDEEEMVDVYPTRTEAKRQRVLGWRCDDGGMDFALPSAVPDNVPNNGHLLDRHAGSSHPRGGVKEFTPAFEEANSPTEKCKNTFFKSLKKAWENVKHPFLKNDKVETLIPSELNADSANPNLKDDAVLASSELNTKIKPDKRMAFFDCLWRGKVESVRTPQLKADPAIPDVREVVDLASQSKTYVGPKKKKQKASKSRKSNLQGEKVTVVPTQQPKAISDIPVGMDVPDLACPQSKPKIRPDKRKTLKQRFLGCFRRGKVESMPTSQIEADTAIPDAREVVDLADCQSKSVGLKKHKQKASKSRSFHNPCGKKGKSKVKKDADPAIPDAMDGADLASFGGITAANGRLQKIGAIPENIGLKGGGNPDPNKAKNPGSKDVGNPEAKGGKNPRPKAFGNLRLPWFFNAKITKNPGPKEEGNPGAKALENPRNPLSEDDKVVRPKVINVVQQASEPPSKKKPADPSVPKDTFDSKYQRLEDEVLGCGGCAIVYKGIRKSDGSEVAIKRIIKRKNERTLQIPGSPKPLITEVALMLKLRDAPSCTNVIQMYDWYETKHFYTLVLEQYWQ, from the exons ATGGATTTTTTTCTGCCGAATGCTGTGCCTAACTTTGACTATGTCCTTGATATCGGACTTTCGTCAAAATTCGGGCGCGCTGCCGGTGGTTTAAATCCATGTGGAGGAGAGGAGGATGACGAGGAGGAGATGGTGGATGTTTATCCAACACGTACTGAGGCGAAACGCCAAAGAG TGTTGGGATGGAGATGTGATGATGGTGGAATGGATTTTGCTCTTCCGAGTGCCGTCCCTGACAATGTCCCGAACAACGGACATTTGTTAGACAGACATGCCGGGAGTTCACATCCACGAGGAGGAGTAAAGGAGTTTACTCCTGCATTTGAGGAGGCGAACAGCCCCACAG AAAAATGCAAGAATACATTCTTTAAATCATTAAAGAAGGCATGGGAGAATGTAAAGCACCCATTCCTGAAAAATGATAAAGTTGAAACACTGATTCCTTCAGAG CTTAATGCGGATTCAGCAAATCCTAATCTAAAGGATGATGCTGTTCTGGCCAGCTCTGAATTAAACACTAAAATCAAACCGGACAAACGAATGGCATTCTTTGACTGTCTCTGGAGGGGCAAGGTGGAGTCAGTGCGGACTCCACAGCTTAAAGCGGATCCAGCTATCCCTGATGTTAGGGAAGTTGTTGATCTGGCATCACAGTCAAAGACCTACGTTGGtccgaagaaaaagaaacaaaagGCTTCAAAGAGCCGCAAATCTAACCTCCAGGGAGAAAAAGTGACTGTTGTGCCAACTCAACAGCCCAAGGCCATTTCAGATATTCCTGTTGGCATGGATGTTCCTGATCTGGCCTGCCCCCAATCAAAACCAAAGATTCGTCCGGATAAACGCAAGACATTGAAGCAACGCTTCCTTGGATGCTTCCGGAGGGGCAAAGTGGAGTCAATGCCGACTTCACAGATTGAGGCCGATACAGCTATCCCTGATGCCAGGGAAGTTGTTGATCTGGCAGATTGTCAATCGAAGAGTGTTGGCTTaaagaaacacaaacaaaagGCATCAAAGAGCCGCTCATTTCACAACCCTTGCGGAAAAAAAGGGAAGAGTAAAGTGAAAAAAGATGCCGATCCAGCTATTCCTGATGCCATGGATGGTGCGGATTTGGCCAGTTTTGGTGGCATCACTGCAGCTAATGGGAGGCTACAGAAGATAGGTGCCATTCCAGAGAATATTGGGTTAAAAGGTGGCGGAAATCCCGACCCAAATAAAGCTAAAAATCCTGGGTCAAAAGATGTTGGAAATCCTGAGGCAAAAGGTGGTAAAAATCCCAGGCCAAAAGCTTTTGGAAATCTCAGACTTCCTTggttttttaatgcaaaaataactaaaaatccTGGACCAAAAGAAGAAGGAAATCCTGGGGCAAAAGCCCTTGAAAATCCCAGAAATCCCTTGTCAGAAGATGATAAAGTTGTCAGGCCAAAAGTTATAAATGTTGTTCAACAAGCTTCTGAACCGCCAAGCAAGAAGAAACCAGCTGATCCGTCAGTGCCTAAAG ACACTTTTGATTCTAAATATCAACGCTTGGAGGATGAAGTGCTTGGGTGCGGTGGCTGTGCCATAGTGTACAAAGGGATCCGTAAATCGGATGGCAGTGAG GTTGCCATCAAGCGAATAATCAAACGAAAGAATGAAAGGACTCTTCAGATT CCTGGATCCCCCAAACCACTTATTACAGAAGTGGCGCTGATGCTTAAGTTAAGAGATGCGCCCTCATGCACCAATGTCATACAGATGTATGACTGGTACGAGACTAAACACTTTTACACGCTCGTGTTGGA GCAGTACTGGCAGTGA
- the LOC135730481 gene encoding serine/threonine-protein kinase pim-3-like yields MSLKLIDFGLGHYLTHEAYDSRDFMGAPCCTPLEIETAKKFHAVPANVWAIGTMLYFMVLGSFPCPLNEFNSGNLETTEKDLSKEICDLLSGCLALNPSDRPTLKQILDHDWFKTESDEEELLVYKMRALSTENKKDEAE; encoded by the exons ATGAGCCTGAAGTTAATTGACTTTGGGCTTGGACATTATCTGACGCATGAGGCATATGATTCCCGTGACTTTATGG GAGCTCCATGTTGCACCCCGCTTGAGATCGAAACGGCTAAGAAATTCCACGCCGTGCCAGCAAACGTCTGGGCCATAGGTACTATGCTGTACTTCATGGTGCTTGGATCTTTCCCCTGTCCTTTAAACGAGTTTAATTCCGGGAATCTGGAGACAACTGAGAAGGATTTATCAAAGG AAATCTGTGATCTGTTAAGTGGTTGCCTGGCCCTGAATCCAAGTGATCGTCCGACGCTCAAGCAGATCTTAGATCATGACTGGTTTAAAACTGAGTCTGATGAAGAAGAGCTACTCGTATACAAAATGAG GGCACTATCCACAGAAAATAAAAAGGATGAAGCTGAATGA